A genome region from Gymnogyps californianus isolate 813 chromosome 4, ASM1813914v2, whole genome shotgun sequence includes the following:
- the HAUS3 gene encoding HAUS augmin-like complex subunit 3, which translates to MSCGNDFVETLKKIGYPKADELNGEDFDWLFESLEDKSFLEWFCGNVNEQHVVSEKELQDFDNLLESGKPILEGNALDEVLKTLKPVDSKNSSQEEEEEEEELKKLEDELQTLQKLKKLQIHRHNKLQMMVSANSHMLQTLKSREEEAHKDLKEGLEVFTAANNKLNNELLSLTDAAKKLASFFTASYSEQGSGLHPVFFSQLSLDKYLSQEEQSTAALTSYIKKHFCQGMSECVENSQEGSFQLADISKQVTCDETNEVCEESQEMARLQTAYICAQHQLIQMQAKEESMNSAIKCAESMLQSLNNKDIGKQENLDAKISSLNDEISTSKRAITQINNEELLPLLKEKARLLSLPVVKGYLDRQIAQQDYYASRQDEICRHLVRQKASFELIELACEMELKKHKEICCQLENLVESLKQSSDELQQRLQVITERTQHAKPRNTISSKDGLSCRLYQLLEGENKRQQLFKTYESLEQMARTLKQDCATVQDQLAVSSQEQCLLLSKLKSDVDTLHDALYRGGNQIQLSSRELTEQFHQLEVDLNKLNQLLMDLIADVKSKRNFLESNKLHQMERNLYVYFFKDEDHLKEMVEKLEQQSEAKASGLED; encoded by the exons atgaGCTGTGGAAATGATTTTGTGGAAACTCTTAAGAAAATTGGATATCCAAAAGCTGATGAGCTTAATGGAGAAGATTTTGACTGGCTGTTTGAGTCTTTGGAAGACAAATCGTTTCTGGAGTGGTTTTGTGGAAATGTAAATGAGCAGCATGTGGTATCTGAAAAAGAACTGCAAGATTTTGATAATCTTCTTGAGTCTGGTAAGCCCATTTTGGAAGGAAATGCACTGGATGAAGTCCTTAAAACCTTGAAGCCCGTGGATTCAAAGAACAGTagccaagaggaggaggaagaagaggaggaactgAAGAAATTAGAAGATGAGCTTCAAACtcttcagaagttaaaaaaactTCAAATTCATCGGCATAATAAGCTTCAAATGATGGTTTCTGCAAACAGCCATATGttacaaacattaaaaagcagagaggaagaagcacACAAAGATTTGAAAGAAGGACTGGAAGTGTTTACTGCAGCAAATAATAAACTTAATAATGAACTGCTTTCTCTTACGGATGCAGCTAAGAAGTTGGcctctttcttcactgcttcATATTCAGAACAAGGGTCAGGTCTACATCCAGTGTTCTTTTCCCAACTTTCTTTGGACAAGTATTTGTCTCAGGAAGAACAAAGCACTGCAGCACTTACTTCATacataaaaaaacatttttgtcaaGGTATGTCTGAATGCGTTGAAAATTCACAGGAAGGAAGCTTTCAGCTTGCAGATATAAGCAAACAAGTCACTTGTGATGAGACTAATGAAGTTTGCGAAGAGAGTCAAGAGATGGCCAGGCTCCAGACAGCATATATTTGTGCTCAACATCAGCTAATTCAGATGCAAGCTAAAGAGGAGAGCATGAATTCGGCTATAAAATGCGCAGAGAGCATGCTGCAGTCCTTAAACAACAAG gatattggaaaacaagaaaaccttGATGCGAAAATATCTAGTTTAAATGATGAAATTTCAACAAGTAAACGAGCTATAACTCAGATAAACAATGAAGAGCTACTTCCCCTTCTGAAAGAGAAGGCACGACTTTTGAGCTTGCCAGTGGTAAAAGGATACTTGGATCGTCAGATTGCTCAGCAGGACTATTATGCTTCAAGACAAGATGAAATATGCAGACATTTGGTAAGACAGAAAGCATCATTTGAACTTATTGAGCTAGCCTGTGAAATGGAGTTGAAGAAACATAAGGAGATCTGCTGTCAGCTTGAGAATTTGGTAGAATCTCTGAAACAGAGCAGTGATGAGTTGCAACAGAGACTGCAGGTGATAACGGAGCGAACTCAACATGCAAAGCCAAGAAACACTATTAGTTCAAAAGATGGTCTCTCTTGCAG GCTATATCAGcttctggaaggagaaaataaaagacaacaatTGTTTAAAACATATGAAAGCCTGGAGCAGATGGCTCGGACGTTAAAGCAGGACTGTGCTACAGTACAAGATCAGCTAGCGGTGTCTTCTCAAGAACAGTGTCTCCTTTTGTCCAAGCTAAAAAGTGATGTAGATACCCTTCATGATGCTCTGTATCGTGGAGGAAATCAGATACAACTCAGTAGTCGG GAACTCACTGAGCAGTTTCATCAACTGGAAGTTGATTTAAATAAACTAAATCAACTCCTTATGGATCTGATTGCTGATGTGAAGTCAAAGAGAAACTTTTTAGAGTCCAATAAGCTGCATCAGATGGAAAGAAActtgtatgtgtattttttcaaagacGAAGACCACTTGAAAGAGATGGTGGAAAAGCTTGAACAGCAGTCTGAGGCTAAAGCCAGTGGTCTGGAAGATTAG